In one window of Sporomusaceae bacterium FL31 DNA:
- the xerD gene encoding tyrosine recombinase XerD has product MEGYVNEFINYLAVERGLAQNTLESYGRDLRQFETYLHSGKMEILKDSNRNTILGYLSNLQSKGRAVSTISRNLAAIKSFYQYLVRERYIDKDPAASLESPKLEKKLPRILSITEVEELLKQPNILLPTGLRDKAMLELLYATGIRVSELISLNISDVNLDMGYIKCYGKGSKERIVPLGSIAAKCVQEYIAKGRPKLVRTYEEPALFVNHHGNRLTRQGFWKIIKKYAQEANIMKEITPHTLRHSFATHLLENGADLRSVQEMLGHADISTTQIYTHVTKNRLKEVYDKTHPRA; this is encoded by the coding sequence ATGGAAGGTTATGTTAATGAGTTTATTAACTATCTTGCGGTTGAACGCGGTTTAGCGCAAAATACTCTTGAATCTTACGGGAGAGATTTACGTCAGTTTGAAACATATTTGCATAGTGGTAAAATGGAAATATTGAAAGATTCTAATCGTAACACCATCCTGGGCTATTTAAGTAATCTACAATCGAAAGGTCGAGCGGTCTCAACTATTTCGCGTAATTTAGCAGCAATTAAATCATTTTACCAATATTTAGTGCGTGAGCGCTATATCGATAAAGATCCGGCTGCGAGTTTGGAATCACCTAAATTAGAGAAGAAACTACCGAGAATCCTTTCGATAACAGAAGTTGAAGAATTGCTGAAACAGCCTAACATTCTCCTGCCGACTGGTTTACGTGACAAAGCAATGCTTGAACTTCTTTATGCAACAGGCATCAGAGTATCCGAACTAATCTCCCTTAATATTTCGGATGTTAATCTGGATATGGGATATATCAAATGCTATGGCAAAGGTTCAAAGGAACGTATTGTACCATTAGGGTCTATTGCCGCTAAATGTGTTCAAGAATATATTGCCAAAGGTCGCCCTAAGTTAGTACGTACATATGAGGAACCAGCTTTATTTGTTAATCATCATGGTAATCGATTAACAAGACAAGGCTTTTGGAAAATAATAAAAAAATATGCGCAAGAAGCAAATATTATGAAAGAAATTACGCCACATACACTACGGCATTCATTTGCAACCCATTTGTTGGAAAACGGTGCGGATTTGCGATCTGTTCAAGAAATGCTTGGTCATGCGGATATTTCAACAACTCAGATCTATACCCATGTGACTAAAAATCGTTTAAAGGAAGTGTATGACAAAACTCATCCTCGCGCATAA
- the spoIIM gene encoding stage II sporulation protein M, which yields MLGYLRQSLGDYLKSNIVAYFFITLILIVGIVVGALAVKTLPDEQKSELISYLRILFTGLTKGSDGISDTSNMLGTVIINNIKTIALMWLLGFTVIGIPFVLFMVFTRGFIIGFTVGFLVNEYVMKGLLFALASVLPHNFLAIPAILVTGVSSITFSLKLLRRKNQTRTNIFYESLSYTGICIAMLLLILLGAVIEVYVSPVFMKLVASILVKE from the coding sequence ATGCTGGGCTATTTACGACAAAGTTTGGGTGATTATTTAAAATCAAATATTGTGGCCTATTTTTTTATTACCCTCATACTTATAGTCGGCATCGTAGTGGGAGCACTTGCTGTCAAAACATTGCCGGATGAGCAGAAGTCCGAACTGATCAGTTATTTGCGAATATTATTTACTGGCTTAACGAAAGGTTCAGATGGCATTTCTGATACGTCGAATATGCTGGGGACAGTAATTATTAACAATATAAAAACCATTGCATTAATGTGGCTTTTAGGTTTCACTGTTATTGGAATCCCGTTTGTATTGTTTATGGTGTTTACCCGGGGGTTTATTATTGGGTTTACAGTAGGCTTTTTGGTCAATGAATATGTTATGAAAGGCTTATTATTTGCTCTTGCATCTGTTCTCCCGCATAATTTTTTGGCTATTCCGGCTATTTTGGTAACTGGCGTATCGTCAATTACCTTCTCTTTGAAACTACTTAGACGAAAAAACCAAACGAGGACAAATATTTTTTATGAATCCTTAAGTTATACGGGGATTTGTATTGCTATGCTGCTGCTGATATTATTGGGGGCAGTCATAGAGGTATACGTCTCGCCGGTGTTTATGAAATTGGTGGCTAGTATATTAGTAAAAGAATGA
- a CDS encoding ADP-ribose pyrophosphatase: protein MNDLIEKFIKSEVVFEGNLLTVRRDTVELPNGKHATRELIQHPGAVAVVPIRNDGKILLVRQFRYPVDQLTLEIPAGKLDLGEEPDACAKRELEEETGYKAKKLRLLSSILTTPGFTNEVIHLYVAEDLVLAEQCPDEDEFIDVEVFTKEEIRKMIENGTICDAKSLLGLLLAGL, encoded by the coding sequence ATGAATGATCTTATAGAAAAATTTATTAAATCCGAAGTAGTGTTTGAGGGTAATTTACTTACCGTCCGGCGTGATACAGTAGAGCTTCCCAATGGTAAACACGCCACTAGGGAACTCATTCAGCATCCTGGTGCTGTTGCGGTTGTTCCGATACGTAATGATGGGAAAATATTATTGGTAAGACAATTTCGGTATCCTGTTGATCAATTAACTTTAGAAATTCCGGCTGGTAAGCTGGATCTGGGAGAAGAGCCCGATGCGTGTGCTAAGCGTGAATTGGAAGAGGAAACTGGCTATAAGGCAAAAAAACTGCGCTTACTTTCTTCAATTTTAACAACCCCTGGATTCACGAATGAAGTCATACATTTATATGTTGCCGAGGACTTGGTGTTGGCTGAGCAATGTCCGGATGAAGATGAGTTTATTGATGTTGAGGTATTCACAAAAGAAGAAATAAGAAAAATGATTGAGAATGGAACTATCTGTGATGCAAAATCCTTATTAGGGCTATTACTCGCAGGGTTATAA
- the argR gene encoding arginine repressor, translated as MKAVRHANIKEIIEHNVIETQEELAEALRKKSIEVTQATVSRDIKELMLIKVPTGDGRYRYAFPMEKNIVFSQSRMERMFQDSVLGLDSSENIVVIKTLPGTAQAVASTIDYARWPEIIGTVAGDDNILVVVKPTDAAARIIAKFQALIQ; from the coding sequence TTGAAGGCTGTGCGTCATGCTAATATTAAAGAGATTATTGAACATAACGTCATTGAAACGCAAGAAGAGTTGGCTGAAGCTTTAAGGAAAAAGAGCATTGAAGTGACTCAAGCTACAGTATCTAGAGATATTAAGGAATTGATGTTAATTAAGGTTCCTACTGGCGATGGTCGCTATCGTTATGCGTTCCCAATGGAAAAAAATATCGTATTTTCTCAGTCTCGAATGGAGCGCATGTTCCAAGATTCAGTATTAGGACTGGATTCTAGCGAGAATATTGTCGTAATAAAAACGTTACCTGGCACTGCTCAAGCTGTTGCTTCTACCATTGATTATGCTCGCTGGCCGGAGATTATTGGCACTGTTGCAGGCGATGATAATATCCTAGTGGTAGTCAAACCAACCGACGCTGCAGCTCGTATTATCGCTAAGTTTCAGGCACTAATACAGTAA
- the spoIVB gene encoding SpoIVB peptidase produces the protein MLGTKWRSVLGMCIAVLIIAFSSSPQFRNIYGLPPHMRIIQGEAALFNVNYPLTVTVSQNSTDSIRVKSQSSGYTISRPVFLESVKLGHATVEFKLLGLIPIRTVQVDVLPQLKLVPGGHSIGVVLHSRGVIVVGNSPIQTSDGQYVTPAKDAGINVGDLILSINQVPVQSDSQVAEIIDSNGQGEPLNFLIKRGEEQINVLVKPILCNDTKRYRIGLFVRDSAAGVGTLTFYEPSSRTYGALGHVITDSDTNQPIDCEKGKIVPATVSGIQHGKRGHPGEKIGVFIEEDQLLGNIQKNTQFGIYGHLNATLNNDLYSEGIPIASMNQVQTGYAEMLTVVEGQTIERFAIEIQKINLQDSPESKGLVIKVVDPRLLERTGGIVQGMSGSPIIQNGKIVGAVTHVFVHDPTKGYGCFIDWMLMESGIIPQKEKQTSKRLFTYSDLLRKLA, from the coding sequence ATGCTGGGTACTAAATGGCGTTCCGTCTTAGGAATGTGTATTGCCGTACTAATTATCGCGTTCTCGTCTTCGCCACAGTTTCGTAACATTTACGGACTTCCGCCCCATATGAGAATTATTCAAGGAGAAGCAGCTTTATTTAATGTAAACTATCCCTTAACAGTTACCGTAAGTCAGAATTCAACAGACAGTATCAGGGTTAAATCCCAATCTTCAGGCTATACCATATCGAGGCCGGTCTTCTTGGAATCAGTCAAACTGGGCCATGCAACTGTGGAATTTAAGCTACTTGGTCTAATTCCCATTCGGACTGTTCAGGTAGATGTATTGCCACAATTGAAACTAGTTCCGGGGGGACATTCAATTGGCGTTGTACTCCATTCACGCGGTGTCATCGTTGTCGGCAACTCACCGATTCAAACAAGTGATGGCCAGTATGTCACTCCAGCTAAAGATGCTGGAATCAATGTCGGAGATCTCATTTTGAGTATTAATCAAGTTCCGGTTCAAAGTGATAGTCAAGTGGCAGAAATTATTGATTCAAATGGCCAAGGGGAGCCCTTAAACTTTTTGATTAAACGTGGTGAAGAACAAATTAATGTTCTGGTGAAGCCTATCCTATGCAATGATACGAAACGATATCGGATTGGACTTTTTGTACGCGACAGTGCTGCTGGAGTTGGAACGCTAACGTTTTATGAGCCATCTTCCCGTACTTATGGTGCATTAGGACATGTGATCACAGACAGCGATACCAATCAGCCAATTGATTGCGAAAAGGGGAAAATAGTACCAGCCACCGTATCTGGCATCCAGCATGGAAAACGTGGTCATCCTGGTGAGAAAATTGGTGTGTTTATTGAAGAGGATCAGTTATTAGGCAATATTCAGAAAAACACGCAATTTGGGATTTATGGTCATTTAAATGCTACGTTAAATAATGATCTGTATTCAGAAGGTATCCCTATTGCCTCAATGAATCAAGTTCAAACCGGATATGCTGAAATGCTAACAGTAGTAGAGGGACAAACTATCGAACGATTTGCAATTGAAATCCAAAAAATAAACTTACAAGATTCACCAGAAAGCAAAGGGCTTGTCATTAAAGTTGTTGATCCAAGACTGCTAGAACGTACAGGCGGAATTGTTCAAGGCATGAGTGGTAGTCCTATTATTCAGAATGGCAAGATTGTCGGGGCTGTAACGCATGTATTTGTACATGATCCAACAAAAGGTTATGGCTGTTTTATTGATTGGATGCTGATGGAAAGCGGAATTATTCCACAAAAAGAAAAACAAACGAGTAAACGGCTATTTACCTATTCTGATTTATTACGAAAATTAGCATAA
- a CDS encoding SAM-dependent methyltransferase, translating to MQVFNILNVTRYLLINKVKAASNIVDATAGNGRDTLFLAQNSPEDATVWAFDIQEAALQKTKQLLIDHQLISKVQLILDSHAHISRHISGSVDLAMFNLGYLPGASHQITTNYLSTIEAVRQILDILSVGGVISLVAYPGHAEGCQENIALQRFFLELPANIFTVNQWQIINHVSSPPVFYLIEKVRS from the coding sequence TTGCAAGTATTTAATATCTTAAATGTAACACGGTACCTTTTGATCAATAAGGTAAAAGCAGCTTCTAACATTGTTGATGCTACTGCTGGTAATGGTCGAGATACATTGTTTTTAGCTCAAAATTCTCCTGAAGATGCAACTGTGTGGGCGTTTGATATTCAAGAAGCTGCCTTACAAAAAACTAAACAGCTATTAATTGATCATCAATTGATTAGTAAAGTACAATTAATATTAGATAGTCATGCACATATTAGTCGTCATATTTCAGGTTCTGTTGATCTGGCCATGTTTAATTTAGGATACTTACCAGGGGCTAGTCATCAAATTACTACAAATTATTTATCGACTATAGAGGCGGTTCGGCAGATTCTTGATATTCTCAGTGTGGGTGGTGTGATTTCCTTAGTTGCATATCCTGGACATGCCGAGGGGTGTCAAGAAAACATTGCGCTGCAGCGATTTTTCTTAGAGTTACCGGCTAATATTTTTACGGTCAATCAGTGGCAAATCATTAATCATGTCAGTAGTCCCCCCGTATTCTATTTAATTGAAAAAGTAAGGAGTTGA
- the yqxK gene encoding hypothetical protein: MEKFFADLHIHVGISEKGQWIKIPTSRRLTIQNILNEAADRKGLDMIGVIDALSPLVLSDLEDLVQKGLLTLSSGGGYRYLDKITVLLGAEIETVEDIGGQSHTLVFLPDISSMQRFSQQMAKYIRNICLSSQNAHMNLGKLIEIAAEYEAIVIPAHVFTPHKSLFGVCCERLENILTEKQVNHISAIELGLSADSIFADRIPELAQFSFLSNSDAHSLDKIAREYNVLALEAPSFTEFRKACVREAGRKITANYGLDPRLGKYHRTFCTACNGVILQSIDANSQCPYCQANKLIKGVFDRIEEIAAQNTPNHPLHRAPYFYQIPLEFIPGIGKKAMEKLLKEFGTEMSIIHEVKYADLIACIGQRLADFIVETRSGQARIVNGGGGIYGRVVKS, from the coding sequence ATGGAAAAATTTTTTGCAGATTTACACATACACGTTGGGATTAGTGAAAAAGGCCAATGGATTAAAATTCCCACATCGCGCCGCCTGACCATTCAAAATATTTTAAATGAGGCAGCAGACCGTAAAGGGCTGGACATGATTGGTGTCATTGATGCGCTGTCTCCTTTGGTGCTGAGTGATCTGGAAGACTTAGTTCAGAAAGGCTTGCTTACCTTGAGCAGTGGCGGGGGTTATCGATACTTAGATAAAATTACCGTGCTATTAGGTGCTGAAATTGAGACTGTTGAGGACATAGGCGGTCAATCTCATACATTAGTCTTCCTGCCAGATATTTCAAGTATGCAGAGATTTTCTCAACAAATGGCAAAATACATTAGGAATATCTGCTTGAGTTCTCAAAACGCACATATGAATTTAGGCAAACTTATTGAGATTGCTGCCGAATATGAAGCGATTGTTATACCAGCCCATGTGTTTACTCCACATAAAAGCCTGTTTGGTGTTTGTTGCGAGCGGTTAGAAAATATATTGACAGAAAAACAAGTCAATCATATTTCGGCAATAGAATTAGGCTTGAGTGCTGATAGTATATTCGCAGACCGAATACCAGAGTTGGCTCAATTTAGTTTTTTATCTAATTCAGATGCACATTCTCTAGATAAAATTGCACGCGAATACAATGTTTTAGCTCTGGAAGCTCCTAGTTTCACGGAATTTCGTAAAGCGTGTGTTCGAGAAGCGGGTAGAAAGATTACTGCCAACTATGGACTTGATCCGCGTTTAGGTAAATATCACCGGACTTTTTGTACGGCTTGTAACGGAGTTATCCTCCAGTCGATTGACGCGAATAGCCAATGTCCATATTGTCAGGCGAATAAACTCATCAAAGGGGTATTTGATCGCATTGAGGAGATTGCTGCGCAGAATACTCCGAACCATCCTTTGCATCGGGCACCGTATTTTTATCAAATACCACTTGAGTTCATTCCCGGAATTGGTAAAAAGGCGATGGAAAAATTATTAAAAGAATTTGGCACAGAAATGTCAATCATTCATGAGGTTAAGTATGCTGACTTGATTGCCTGTATTGGTCAACGTCTAGCTGACTTTATTGTTGAAACTCGTTCCGGTCAGGCTCGGATTGTCAATGGTGGAGGCGGAATTTACGGCCGTGTTGTAAAAAGTTAA
- a CDS encoding TlyA family rRNA (cytidine-2'-O)-methyltransferase, with product MGHGDIVKKERLDVLLVEKNLVTSRERAKSCIMAGLVFVDNQKIDKAGTLVPTTANITVAGDSIGYVSRGGLKLAKALAAFALDLNGKVIADIGASTGGFTDCALKNGALRVYAIDVGYGQLAWSLRTDSRVINMERTNIRNVTPADIGELIDFACIDVAFISLDKVLPSVKMLLAPQGELVALIKPQFEAGREKVGKKGVVRDPAVHQEVIRKVIACCRSVSLTPLKLSFSPIKGPEGNIEYLIYLSNMIDIPSEVDEQVIEQVVSEAHISL from the coding sequence ATGGGGCACGGTGATATAGTGAAAAAAGAACGGTTAGATGTTTTACTTGTTGAAAAGAACCTTGTAACAAGCCGGGAACGGGCAAAGTCTTGTATTATGGCAGGATTGGTGTTTGTCGATAATCAAAAAATAGATAAAGCAGGCACATTAGTACCAACTACTGCTAATATTACAGTGGCAGGCGACAGTATCGGCTATGTAAGTCGCGGCGGATTAAAATTGGCAAAAGCACTTGCTGCTTTTGCGCTTGATTTAAACGGCAAGGTGATTGCCGATATTGGTGCGTCAACAGGCGGTTTTACTGACTGTGCTTTGAAAAATGGCGCATTGCGGGTTTATGCGATTGATGTTGGTTATGGACAACTGGCTTGGTCATTAAGAACTGATAGCAGAGTCATTAATATGGAGCGGACTAATATTCGTAATGTGACACCAGCGGATATTGGGGAATTGATCGACTTTGCCTGTATTGATGTGGCCTTTATATCTCTTGATAAGGTGCTTCCGTCAGTCAAAATGCTATTAGCACCGCAAGGAGAGTTGGTAGCTCTCATTAAACCCCAGTTCGAGGCCGGTCGAGAAAAGGTTGGCAAAAAAGGTGTAGTAAGAGACCCAGCGGTTCATCAAGAGGTCATTCGCAAGGTGATTGCTTGCTGCCGCAGTGTGTCACTTACTCCACTGAAACTGAGTTTTTCTCCAATCAAGGGGCCTGAAGGGAATATTGAATATCTTATCTATCTATCGAATATGATTGATATACCCAGTGAAGTCGACGAACAAGTGATCGAGCAAGTCGTTAGCGAAGCACATATCAGCTTGTAA
- the nadK gene encoding NAD kinase: MLTIGIFPNSAKSDVAIVLDKIIKQLRAQSVKIFLPAEAAVSLGYSELALPRDVIKNQIDLAITLGGDGTLLSTARDIAAAGIPICGINMGRLGFLTEVELPELDDKITKLIHSDYEIEERLMLDAIVRKDGHDTKVSSALNDVVITKGGFSRMLRLQLYIDDIFTANYQADGLIIATSTGSTGYSLSAGGPIINPNLKIVLITPICPHTLSARSLIISSDEKVRVNTEATNADVVLTVDGQIVHHLAPGDEVIIKRTAYSAKFIKFAGKSYYETLRTKLWRGD; the protein is encoded by the coding sequence TTGCTAACAATCGGTATCTTTCCAAATAGTGCTAAATCAGATGTTGCTATCGTTTTGGATAAGATTATTAAGCAATTGCGAGCCCAAAGCGTCAAGATTTTTCTCCCGGCAGAAGCTGCGGTCTCATTGGGATACAGTGAATTGGCTTTGCCAAGAGATGTTATAAAAAATCAGATTGATTTGGCGATAACTTTAGGTGGAGATGGGACATTGCTTAGTACGGCCAGGGATATTGCAGCAGCAGGCATTCCTATTTGTGGTATTAATATGGGAAGATTGGGCTTTTTGACGGAAGTAGAACTTCCAGAATTAGATGATAAAATTACGAAACTAATTCATAGTGATTATGAAATTGAAGAACGATTAATGTTAGACGCTATAGTCAGGAAAGATGGCCATGACACAAAAGTTTCTTCAGCGCTTAATGATGTTGTCATTACTAAAGGTGGCTTTTCCCGCATGTTGCGTTTGCAGTTATATATTGATGATATTTTTACGGCAAATTATCAGGCTGACGGACTCATCATAGCTACGTCTACAGGCTCTACAGGTTATTCCCTTTCTGCCGGCGGTCCTATTATTAACCCCAATTTAAAAATTGTCCTCATTACACCGATATGTCCGCACACACTTAGTGCCAGATCCTTGATTATTTCCAGTGATGAGAAAGTCAGAGTTAACACAGAGGCAACCAATGCCGACGTTGTCCTCACAGTGGATGGACAAATCGTTCATCATCTTGCACCTGGTGATGAAGTTATTATAAAACGTACTGCATATAGTGCAAAGTTTATAAAATTTGCAGGTAAAAGTTATTACGAAACATTGCGGACAAAATTATGGCGGGGCGATTAG
- the recN gene encoding DNA repair protein RecN, with amino-acid sequence MLKTLTVTNFALIEQAIVDFTDGLNILTGETGAGKSILIDAFGVILGSRASVDHIRKGTEALRVEAIFDITANIAVSELLVQQDIPCEEDGTLIISRRFTRTGKNSITLNGCHVTLGFLRQIGDRLVDMHGQHENQSLLRPETHLALLDGYSQEMKLKLEQYRSIYSDWSKVNQELAKNQGKSRERAQRFDMLKWQIDEIAAANLKPNEDVELDQEIKVLAHAEKITNSLSNAYTVLTQDKKGYIGIISGLAEIKRDLEIVVRYNDSIQSQLNVIVDVLYQLEDCSRELRDYYENVEYSPERLARLQERMDLIYKLNKKYGPTTQDILEYYDHAEQELNTLVHYDEIIAELSIQKEKLEKSLALVGQELTILRQGNAKLLAEEIQGHLVHLGMPKAQLVITVTDLNKFTVNGCNEVTFLFSANAGEEPKAVYKVASGGELSRLALAIKTVCAARDNVGTMVFDEIDTGIGGQTAQMVAERIALVATYKQVLCITHLPQIAVMADSHLYIEKQSDEERTITKISRLNEHEQLIELARMISGTESNLAIDNAAHMLKLALNKKEKWKNKA; translated from the coding sequence GTGTTAAAAACGTTAACGGTTACGAATTTTGCGTTGATAGAACAGGCTATTGTTGATTTTACTGATGGGCTCAATATACTTACAGGTGAAACTGGAGCAGGTAAATCGATACTCATTGATGCATTTGGTGTGATTTTAGGCAGTCGGGCATCAGTAGATCATATTCGAAAAGGTACTGAGGCTTTGCGGGTGGAAGCAATATTTGATATTACAGCAAATATTGCTGTATCAGAATTACTTGTGCAACAGGATATACCTTGTGAAGAAGATGGAACTTTAATTATAAGCCGGCGTTTTACGCGTACTGGTAAGAATTCAATAACACTGAATGGTTGTCATGTTACGTTAGGCTTTTTACGGCAAATTGGGGACCGATTGGTTGATATGCACGGTCAGCACGAAAACCAGTCCTTGCTGAGACCTGAAACTCATTTGGCATTGTTGGATGGATATAGCCAGGAAATGAAATTAAAACTAGAACAATATCGGTCTATATACTCAGATTGGTCAAAAGTAAATCAGGAATTGGCGAAAAATCAGGGAAAATCGCGTGAACGGGCTCAACGTTTTGATATGCTCAAATGGCAGATTGATGAGATTGCTGCTGCTAATCTTAAGCCCAATGAAGATGTTGAGTTAGATCAAGAAATAAAAGTGCTTGCGCATGCTGAAAAAATTACTAATTCTTTGAGTAATGCCTATACAGTGCTTACTCAAGATAAAAAAGGGTATATAGGCATTATTTCAGGATTAGCTGAAATTAAGCGAGATCTGGAAATTGTAGTGCGTTATAATGATTCTATTCAATCACAGTTAAATGTCATTGTGGATGTGTTATATCAACTGGAAGATTGCAGTCGTGAACTGCGCGATTATTATGAGAATGTGGAATATAGTCCGGAGCGTTTAGCTCGTCTTCAAGAAAGAATGGATTTAATTTACAAATTAAATAAGAAGTACGGCCCTACTACGCAAGATATCTTAGAATATTACGACCATGCTGAGCAAGAACTTAATACCTTGGTACATTACGATGAGATCATTGCGGAATTGAGTATTCAAAAAGAGAAATTAGAAAAATCATTAGCATTAGTTGGACAAGAACTAACAATATTGCGCCAAGGTAACGCTAAATTATTGGCTGAAGAGATTCAAGGGCATCTCGTGCATCTTGGAATGCCTAAGGCACAGCTTGTGATTACAGTAACGGATTTAAATAAATTTACTGTAAATGGGTGCAATGAGGTGACCTTCTTATTTTCTGCTAACGCTGGTGAAGAACCAAAGGCTGTCTACAAAGTTGCATCTGGCGGAGAACTTTCCCGGCTTGCTTTGGCAATAAAGACGGTTTGTGCCGCTCGGGACAATGTAGGCACCATGGTTTTTGATGAGATTGATACAGGAATTGGCGGACAAACGGCACAGATGGTTGCTGAAAGAATTGCACTTGTTGCTACTTATAAGCAGGTATTGTGTATAACACATTTACCACAAATTGCTGTTATGGCTGATTCGCACCTTTATATTGAAAAACAGTCGGATGAAGAGCGAACAATTACGAAGATATCTCGGTTAAATGAACATGAGCAATTAATTGAACTTGCGCGAATGATATCAGGCACAGAAAGTAATTTGGCAATTGATAATGCCGCTCATATGTTGAAATTAGCATTAAATAAAAAAGAAAAATGGAAAAATAAAGCGTAA
- the spo0A gene encoding Stage 0 sporulation protein A homolog, translating into MVKEKIRVAIADDNREFVSIIQEYLIQQPDIDLVGVAYNGEEILTIIEEKRPDVVILDIIMPHLDGIGVLERINDTNGRRPKIIMLTAFGQESITQRVVELGADYYILKPFNMDVISSRIRQLASTITSQRPVVAQALKARPIDLEVTNIIREIGIPAHIKGYQYLRDAIMMIIAEIELLGAVTKVLYPMIAEKYSTTPSRVERAIRHAIEVAWGRGNMEMINRIFGYTIKLEKGKPTNSEFMAMIADKLRMEMRA; encoded by the coding sequence GTGGTTAAAGAAAAAATTAGAGTAGCGATTGCTGATGATAATCGGGAATTCGTAAGTATTATTCAAGAATATCTCATACAGCAGCCGGATATTGATTTAGTGGGTGTAGCCTACAATGGAGAAGAAATTTTAACTATTATTGAAGAGAAAAGACCCGATGTCGTTATTTTAGATATTATTATGCCTCATCTTGATGGGATTGGTGTCTTAGAACGTATTAATGATACGAACGGTCGACGCCCTAAAATTATTATGTTAACTGCTTTTGGTCAAGAGAGTATTACGCAAAGAGTTGTCGAATTGGGCGCAGATTATTATATTCTGAAACCTTTTAATATGGATGTTATCAGCAGCAGAATTAGACAGCTTGCTAGTACCATTACTTCGCAGCGGCCTGTTGTTGCACAAGCTTTAAAAGCTAGACCTATTGATCTGGAAGTTACCAATATTATTCGGGAAATAGGCATTCCTGCCCATATTAAAGGTTATCAATATTTACGAGATGCGATTATGATGATTATTGCGGAAATCGAGTTGTTAGGCGCTGTTACAAAAGTTCTCTATCCAATGATAGCAGAGAAATACTCAACTACACCCAGCCGAGTAGAAAGAGCTATCAGGCATGCGATTGAAGTCGCTTGGGGCCGGGGAAATATGGAGATGATAAACCGTATTTTTGGCTATACAATAAAACTTGAAAAAGGTAAGCCGACCAACTCCGAATTTATGGCGATGATTGCTGATAAGTTAAGAATGGAAATGCGGGCATAA